A region from the Pseudomonas sp. Teo4 genome encodes:
- the ycaC gene encoding isochorismate family cysteine hydrolase YcaC, protein MSQPDYKRLNKDDAVVLLVDHQTGLISLVQDFSPNEFKNNVLALGDLAKFFGLPTILTTSFEQGPNGPLVPELKEMFPDAPYIARPGQINAWDNEDFVKAIKATGRKQLIIAGVVTDVCVAFPTLSALAEGFEVFVVTDASGTFNETVQQAAWVRMTQAGAQMMNWFSVACELHRDWRNDIEGLGNLLSQRIPNYRNLMNSYAALSAR, encoded by the coding sequence ATGAGCCAACCGGATTACAAGCGCCTGAACAAAGACGACGCCGTCGTGCTGCTGGTCGACCACCAGACCGGCCTGATCTCGCTGGTGCAGGATTTTTCGCCCAACGAGTTCAAGAACAATGTCCTGGCCCTGGGCGACCTGGCGAAGTTCTTCGGCCTTCCAACCATCCTCACCACCAGCTTCGAGCAAGGCCCGAACGGCCCGCTGGTACCCGAGCTCAAGGAAATGTTCCCAGATGCCCCATACATTGCACGGCCGGGCCAGATCAACGCCTGGGACAACGAAGACTTCGTCAAGGCGATCAAGGCGACCGGGCGCAAGCAACTGATCATCGCCGGTGTAGTGACCGACGTGTGTGTGGCGTTCCCGACCCTGTCGGCGCTGGCTGAGGGCTTTGAGGTGTTCGTGGTCACCGATGCCTCGGGCACCTTCAACGAGACCGTACAGCAGGCTGCTTGGGTACGCATGACCCAGGCCGGCGCGCAGATGATGAACTGGTTCTCGGTGGCGTGTGAGCTGCACCGCGACTGGCGCAACGATATCGAAGGCCTGGGTAACCTGCTGTCGCAGCGCATTCCCAACTACCGCAACCTGATGAATAGCTATGCGGCGTTGAGCGCCCGCTGA
- a CDS encoding AraC family transcriptional regulator produces MHPRTVHDSLHQDTCPPGALTPARLRQAKELMLRSSLSIIEIAGVCNLTRSHFSRAFKVNTGLSPQAWRLLARMEKAKRLLATEAPITHVSLECGFCDQAHFTRAFSRLVGQPPKAWRLAAKAEPIGVHS; encoded by the coding sequence ATGCACCCCCGAACGGTCCACGACAGCCTGCACCAGGACACCTGCCCACCCGGCGCGCTGACCCCCGCACGCCTGCGTCAGGCCAAGGAGCTGATGCTGCGCAGTTCATTGTCGATCATCGAGATCGCCGGGGTTTGCAACCTCACACGCAGCCACTTTTCCCGAGCCTTCAAAGTCAACACAGGCCTCTCGCCGCAGGCCTGGCGCTTGTTGGCGCGTATGGAAAAGGCCAAACGCCTGCTGGCCACCGAGGCACCCATCACCCATGTCAGCCTGGAATGCGGTTTTTGCGACCAGGCCCACTTTACCCGGGCATTCAGTCGCCTGGTCGGGCAACCCCCGAAAGCCTGGCGGCTGGCGGCCAAAGCCGAACCCATCGGCGTGCATTCTTAA
- a CDS encoding GlxA family transcriptional regulator — protein MQENRAHRTVAMVLFNDVLLLDVTGPLDAFAIANRFLPENRQYRLITVAEGQAAVRGSCGLKAVADARLEDLPAAVDLLLVPGGPGAYDVALPALERWLPQAVRSAKRFGAICTGVFLLGRAGLLNGYRCTTHWNYVERLAHAFPETKVETEQIYVIDRNLITSGGITAGIDLALAVVAEDHGKALALEVAKVLLVARHRQGGQTPYGPLLAAVPRDDTPIARVQAYIVDHIEQPFTVQKMAERVAMSSRNFARTFQREVGITPLQYLQNARIDRARKLLEESDLPLKVVAAQCGFGSDRHMRKVFCERIGMTPAQYRAQFGGH, from the coding sequence ATGCAGGAAAATCGTGCTCACCGCACCGTGGCCATGGTGTTGTTCAATGATGTGCTTTTGCTGGATGTGACCGGCCCTCTGGATGCCTTTGCCATCGCCAACCGGTTCTTGCCCGAAAACCGGCAATACCGGTTGATCACCGTGGCCGAAGGGCAAGCTGCAGTGCGCGGCTCTTGTGGGTTGAAGGCCGTAGCCGACGCACGCCTCGAAGACTTGCCCGCCGCTGTCGACCTGCTGCTGGTGCCGGGTGGCCCTGGGGCCTACGACGTCGCCTTGCCAGCGCTGGAGCGCTGGCTACCTCAGGCTGTGCGCAGCGCCAAACGGTTTGGCGCCATCTGTACGGGTGTGTTTCTGTTGGGCCGTGCCGGGCTGCTGAATGGCTATCGCTGCACGACCCATTGGAATTACGTGGAGCGCCTGGCTCATGCCTTTCCCGAAACGAAAGTGGAGACCGAGCAGATCTACGTGATTGATCGCAATTTGATCACTTCCGGCGGCATCACCGCAGGTATCGACCTGGCGTTGGCCGTGGTGGCGGAAGACCATGGCAAGGCGCTTGCCCTGGAGGTTGCCAAGGTGTTGCTGGTAGCCCGCCATCGCCAGGGCGGACAGACGCCCTATGGGCCGCTGTTAGCGGCAGTACCCCGGGACGACACACCGATCGCGCGTGTTCAGGCCTACATCGTCGATCATATCGAGCAGCCATTCACGGTGCAGAAAATGGCCGAACGGGTGGCCATGAGCAGTCGCAACTTCGCCCGCACCTTCCAGCGCGAAGTGGGCATCACACCCTTGCAGTACCTGCAGAACGCTCGCATAGATCGGGCTCGCAAGCTGCTGGAAGAGAGCGACCTGCCCTTGAAAGTGGTGGCGGCTCAATGCGGGTTCGGCAGTGACCGGCATATGCGCAAAGTGTTCTGCGAGCGGATCGGCATGACACCGGCACAGTATCGGGCGCAGTTTGGCGGGCACTGA
- a CDS encoding monovalent cation:proton antiporter-2 (CPA2) family protein: MPHESSLLQTAVIFLLAAVIAVPLAKRLQLGAVIGYLLAGVAIGPQALGLIRDTESVAHISELGVVLLLFIIGLELSPRRLWLMRKSVFGVGTAQVLLTGAVIGAIALYGFDQSLPAAMVLGLGLALSSTALGLQSLAETKQLNAPHGRLAFAILLFQDIAAIPLIALVPLLAASGPDTSHGDSLEHGLKVFASIAAVIVGGRYLLRPLFRIVARTGLPEVSTATALLVVIGTAWLMEEAGISMALGAFLAGLLLADSEYRHELESQIEPFKGLLLGLFFISVGMGANLGLLLEMPLVLLGLTLLLVAVKLTLLIVVGRLAGGLNSTSALRLGMVLAAGGEFAFVVFKLGKDQGLFDAQTYDLLLMTITLSMAITPLLMLGCARALKRPQPPREVPEQYKTIDAGTPRVVIVGMGRMGQIVSRILRAQKIPFIALDTSVDAIEMTRTFEQAPVFYGDPLRPEVLHAAKVGEAEYFVITTDDPDTTTRMAEHVKRLYPHLKVLARARNRQHVHKLVDVGAEPIRETFYSSLELSRRALVGLGLSDEQAANRIERFTQHDEEVLIAQGQVRDDRAKVMQTAKEARVELERLFDSDAD; this comes from the coding sequence ATGCCACATGAAAGCAGCCTGCTGCAAACCGCCGTCATCTTTCTGCTCGCCGCCGTTATCGCTGTGCCCTTGGCCAAACGCCTGCAACTGGGCGCCGTCATCGGCTACCTGCTGGCGGGCGTGGCCATCGGCCCGCAGGCGCTGGGGCTGATCCGCGACACCGAAAGCGTTGCCCATATCTCCGAGCTGGGTGTCGTCCTGCTGCTGTTCATCATCGGCCTGGAACTGTCGCCTCGGCGCCTGTGGCTGATGCGCAAATCGGTGTTCGGCGTAGGTACCGCACAGGTGCTGCTGACCGGCGCGGTCATCGGAGCCATCGCCTTGTATGGTTTCGACCAGTCATTGCCCGCTGCCATGGTGCTGGGCCTGGGGCTTGCCTTGTCGTCCACCGCGCTTGGCCTGCAGAGCCTGGCCGAGACCAAGCAACTCAATGCCCCCCACGGTCGCCTGGCGTTCGCCATTCTGCTGTTCCAGGACATCGCCGCCATTCCCTTGATCGCCCTTGTGCCGCTGCTGGCCGCGAGTGGCCCGGACACCAGCCATGGCGACAGCCTGGAACATGGCCTCAAAGTCTTTGCCAGCATTGCCGCGGTCATCGTCGGCGGGCGCTACCTGCTGCGCCCTTTGTTCCGCATCGTGGCCCGCACCGGCCTGCCAGAGGTATCCACCGCCACCGCACTGCTGGTGGTGATCGGCACCGCCTGGCTGATGGAGGAAGCCGGTATTTCCATGGCCCTTGGCGCTTTCCTCGCCGGCCTGCTGTTGGCCGACTCGGAATACCGCCACGAACTGGAGTCGCAAATCGAACCGTTCAAAGGACTGCTGCTGGGGTTGTTCTTCATCAGCGTTGGCATGGGTGCCAACCTGGGCCTGCTGCTGGAAATGCCGCTGGTACTGCTGGGCCTGACCCTGCTGCTGGTGGCAGTCAAGTTGACGCTGCTGATCGTGGTGGGTCGCCTGGCCGGTGGCCTGAACAGCACCAGCGCCCTGCGCCTGGGCATGGTCCTGGCGGCCGGTGGCGAGTTTGCCTTCGTAGTGTTCAAGCTGGGTAAGGACCAAGGCCTGTTCGACGCCCAGACCTACGACCTGCTGCTGATGACCATTACCCTGTCGATGGCCATCACGCCGCTGCTGATGCTCGGCTGCGCCCGCGCACTGAAACGCCCGCAGCCACCGCGTGAGGTGCCTGAACAGTACAAGACCATCGACGCGGGCACACCGCGTGTGGTGATTGTCGGCATGGGCCGCATGGGGCAGATCGTTTCGCGCATCCTGCGGGCACAGAAGATCCCGTTCATTGCCTTGGACACCTCGGTGGATGCCATCGAGATGACCCGCACCTTCGAGCAGGCCCCGGTATTCTATGGCGACCCGCTGCGCCCTGAGGTGCTGCATGCGGCCAAGGTCGGCGAGGCGGAGTACTTCGTGATCACTACCGATGACCCGGACACCACGACCCGCATGGCCGAGCATGTGAAGCGCCTGTACCCCCACCTGAAGGTGCTGGCACGAGCGCGCAACCGCCAGCATGTTCACAAACTGGTGGACGTGGGTGCCGAACCGATTCGCGAAACCTTCTACTCGAGCCTTGAGCTTTCACGCCGCGCCCTGGTGGGGCTGGGCTTGAGCGATGAGCAGGCGGCAAACCGCATCGAACGCTTCACCCAGCACGATGAAGAGGTGCTGATTGCCCAGGGTCAGGTGCGTGACGACCGGGCCAAGGTGATGCAGACCGCCAAGGAGGCGCGGGTGGAGCTTGAGCGGTTGTTCGACTCGGATGCGGATTGA
- a CDS encoding HigA family addiction module antitoxin produces MPMHNPPHPGESLREDVLPAIGMSVSALARHLGYSRGQLSTVLNGHAAISADLAYRLELAGLGDARQYLAEQAAYDLWQAAHREHPQIAKLAFA; encoded by the coding sequence ATGCCTATGCACAATCCGCCCCATCCTGGTGAGTCCCTGCGCGAAGATGTTCTGCCCGCAATCGGCATGAGCGTTTCGGCGCTCGCTCGTCATCTTGGCTACTCACGGGGTCAGTTATCCACAGTGCTCAATGGCCATGCAGCCATCTCTGCCGACCTTGCCTATCGTCTTGAGCTGGCAGGGCTTGGTGATGCTCGTCAGTACCTGGCTGAGCAGGCGGCCTACGATTTGTGGCAAGCCGCACATCGTGAGCACCCTCAAATTGCGAAACTGGCTTTCGCCTGA
- a CDS encoding ABC transporter permease, whose translation MTTTPVRQEYEVQLEPLLSVPLERQLPLAQRLWQLGWLRKAVILVVIAAVWEAIARYQGNDLLLPGFLQTSAALWDGMLSGELPAKVGVSLVVLLKGYVLGIVLAFGLTSLAVSTQLGRDLLGTLTSMFNPLPAIALLPLALLWFGLGDNSLIFVLVHSVLWALALNTYAGFLGVSDTLRMAGRNYGLKGLRLVLHILVPAALPSILSGLKIGWAFAWRTLIAAELVFGASSGKGGLGWYIFQNRNELYTDKVFAGLAVVILIGLLVEGLVFNTLERLTVRRWGMQR comes from the coding sequence ATGACCACTACACCTGTACGTCAGGAATATGAGGTGCAGCTGGAGCCGCTGCTCAGTGTGCCTCTGGAACGCCAACTGCCGCTGGCCCAACGCCTGTGGCAGCTGGGCTGGTTGCGCAAGGCGGTGATTCTTGTCGTCATCGCTGCCGTGTGGGAAGCCATCGCCCGCTACCAGGGCAACGACCTGTTGCTGCCAGGCTTTCTGCAAACCTCAGCGGCCCTGTGGGACGGCATGCTGAGCGGCGAACTGCCGGCCAAGGTCGGGGTATCGCTGGTGGTGTTGCTCAAGGGCTACGTGCTGGGCATCGTCCTGGCGTTCGGCCTGACCAGCCTGGCTGTGTCGACCCAGCTCGGGCGCGACCTGCTCGGTACATTGACCTCGATGTTCAACCCGCTGCCAGCCATTGCCCTGCTGCCCCTGGCCTTGTTGTGGTTCGGGCTGGGTGACAACAGCCTGATCTTCGTTCTGGTGCACTCGGTACTCTGGGCGCTGGCGCTGAACACCTATGCCGGGTTCCTCGGTGTCTCCGACACCCTGCGCATGGCTGGGCGCAATTACGGGCTCAAGGGGTTGCGCCTGGTGCTGCACATTCTGGTGCCGGCGGCGTTGCCGTCGATTCTATCGGGCTTGAAGATCGGCTGGGCGTTCGCCTGGCGCACCTTGATCGCGGCCGAGCTGGTGTTCGGTGCCAGCAGTGGCAAGGGTGGGCTGGGTTGGTACATCTTCCAGAACCGCAACGAGCTTTACACCGACAAGGTGTTTGCGGGGCTGGCCGTGGTGATCCTGATCGGGTTGCTGGTGGAAGGGTTGGTGTTCAATACCCTGGAGCGGCTGACTGTGCGGCGTTGGGGGATGCAGCGCTAG